A genomic window from Aquila chrysaetos chrysaetos chromosome 9, bAquChr1.4, whole genome shotgun sequence includes:
- the EMID1 gene encoding LOW QUALITY PROTEIN: EMI domain-containing protein 1 (The sequence of the model RefSeq protein was modified relative to this genomic sequence to represent the inferred CDS: deleted 1 base in 1 codon), whose protein sequence is MAGRGRGPCRRCLPLPVPLGLCLCLCCLLPPPVAGSWSPAVLQPAARSNWCSYTVTRTVSCHVQNGTFLQRVFQGCRWPLACSGGSYRTVVRPIYRVTYKTLTALEWRCCPGHAGANCEEEAHTFLALRDAGHPSAAPRRPSLRPTAFSGCLNCSRVGELTARLATLEAQVARLSVAEPPTSPAPKGSNPGRGPETGQLWGSPAARGSPGDDGRSGSRGPPGPKGDAGGRGPSGIPGVKGPMGPPGPPGPPGPPGRDGARGLPGEKGLPGPPGPPGPPAPVGPAIPRIAEPRDPLLSNTFTEAVGGIVGPTGPPGPMGPMGPPGPPGPIGPPGPPGPDGKAGAPGAAGPPGEKGDRGPQGHPGSRGQDGAQGEPGPRGEPGEKGTWGEGLHQLREALKILAERVLILETMIGLYEPEPGSGSGPPRHGGTRTPPQQAGWQQPAPLPHRGPPPAPPRQAVTDPGVGGGSPAVTRPPPNPAPTAVPVRAGASPWGRGGTMGVTPPPPAPWSRRALGASR, encoded by the exons CAACTGGTGCTCCTACACGGTGACACGGACGGTGTCGTGCCACGTCCAGAATGGCACCTTCCTCCAGCGGGTCTTCCAGGGCTGCCGCTGGCCCCTGGCCTGCAGCGGGGGCAG CTACCGCACCGTCGTCCGGCCCATCTACAGGGTGACCTACAAGACGCTCACGGCGCTGGAGTGGAGGTGCTGCCCCGGGCACGCCGGGGCCAACTGCGAGGAAG AGGCTCACACCTTCCTTGCCCTGCGGGACGCCGGCCACCCCAGCGCTGCCCCACGCCGTCCCTCCCTGCGCCCCACGGCTTTCTCAG GGTGCCTGAACTGCAGCCGCGTTGGGGAGCTGACAGCCCGGCTCGCCACCCTTGAGGCGCAG GTGGCCCGGTTGTCGGTGGCTGaaccccccacctccccggcACCCAAAGGCAGCAACCCGGGCAGGGGGCCGGAGACTGGGCAGCTCTGGGGGTCCCCGGCTGCCCGCGGGAGCCCCGGGGATGACG GGAGATCTGGCTCGcggggcccccccggccccaagGGAGACGCAGGAGGACGGGGACCATCCGGCATTCCTGGGGTGAAGGGTCCGATGGGACCACCAG gTCCCCCTGGCCCCCCAGGACCACCCGGCCGGGATGGAGCCAGGGGGCTCCCCGGAGAGAAGGGGTTACCCgggccccccggccccccgggaCCCCCTGCCCCTGTGGGGCCAGCGATACCCCGTATAGCCGAGCCCA GGGACCCGCTTCTCTCCAACACCTTCACCGAAGCCGTCGGGGGCATCGTGGGTCCCACCGGACCCCCCGGACCCATGGGGCCGATGG gtccccccggccccccgggtCCCATCGGGCCACCCGGCCCCCCAGGACCTGAC GGTAAAGCCGGGGCACCTGGAGCTGCCGGC CCCCCCGGGGAGAAGGGAGACAGG ggtccCCAGGGCCACCCAGGCAGCCGTGGACAGGACGGGGCACAG gGCGAGCCGGGCCCCAGGGGCGAGCCGGGCGAGAAGGGCACTTGG ggGGAGGGTTTGCACCAGCTCCGCGAGGCGCTGAAGATTTTAGCGGAGAGGGTTTTAATCTTGGAAACAATGATTGGGCTCTACG AACCAGAGCCCGGCTCAGGCAGCGGCCCCCCCCGGCACGGTGGCACCCGGACCCCCCCGCAGCAAGCGGGGTGGCAGCAACCAGCCCCCTTACCGCATCGTGGCCCCCCACCGGCGCCCCCCCGGCAAGCAGTGACGGATCctggagtggggggggggtcacccgCTGttacccgccccccccccaaccctgcgCCCACCGCCGTGCCGGTACGGGCAGGAGCGTCGccctgggggagggggggcacgATGGgggtcacccccccccccccagccccctggtCCCGCAGGGCACTTGGTGCTAGCCGGTAG